A single window of Dermacentor albipictus isolate Rhodes 1998 colony chromosome 1, USDA_Dalb.pri_finalv2, whole genome shotgun sequence DNA harbors:
- the LOC139054833 gene encoding uncharacterized protein produces MASATSSARKGGTQYCCVVDCHNSLENTKGRTPPVKFYRFPGKWYEKGRRQAWITAVRRVNADDTPWEPSKSTRICSTHFVGNCKSDLMEHPSYIPTIFPPVYRKKAPDRERAERWERRLTDQWHSQQSSQQSAPLEHALLDCSDTAPEQQHDTCERDSTTCLSELTELSTSNPLDFPSSSSITTEVPAARVTDVGCQTECSASGKLDLLLSATNGTEASTQVTHAEQSDKVTGTDYNWKRRCSFEGFNSVKDNEEALRDLCGVTLPVFSLLLNLLPHSRYKSTDVTREDKLCLFLAKLRLGVTFSALAAIFSVSTTTASNVFRRTLDLLSVALEDWVFVPSRDVIKLSLPLPFKEHYPNCTFIIDCTEIRTEMPSKVEQQHVMFSHYKGTYTLKFLVGIIPNGMIAFMSKMYGGRLTDSFITQDSGFLELLKPGDLVLSDKGFPRIRTEVEGKGAVLLMPPFNTNGGQMSQEDMDMTYQIASVRIHVERVIRRLKTYRILSNTVPLTLVPHMKKIAAVCAALVNMEPPIIKKQECN; encoded by the exons AtggcgagtgcgacctcatcagccaggaaaggtggcacgcagtACTGCTGTGTTGTTGACTGCCACAACAGCCTTGAGAACACGAAAGGTCGAACGCCGCCCGTGAAATTCTACAGATTTccggggaagtggtacgagaagggcagacgacaagcatggataactgcagtgcgccgagtcaa TGCTGATGACACTCCCTGGGAGCCATCCAAAAGCACACGAATTTGCAGCACCCATTTCGTTGGAAACTGCAAGAGTGACCTAATGGAACATCCATCATACATCCCTACCATCTTTCCACCTGTGTACCGAAAGAAGGCACCAGATCGAGAGAGGGCGGAAAG ATGGGAGCGGCGTCTAACAGACCAGTGGCACTCGCAGCAGTcgtctcagcagtcagcaccactaGAACATGCGCTTTTGGACTGCAGTGACACAGCTCCGGAGCAGCAGCACGACACATGTGAAAGAGATTCCACAACGTGCCTTTCTGAATTGACAGAACTGTCAACAAGCAACCCACTGGATTTCCCGTCATCGAGTAGCAtaacaacagaagttcctgctgccagagTGACTGATGTT GGATGCCAGACAGAATGTTCTGCTTCAGGCAAGCTGGACCTCCTGCTCTCGGCAACCAATGGGACTGAAGCATCAACACAAGTCACGCATGCTGAACAAAGTGACAAG GTGACTGGCACAGACTATAACTGGAAAAGAAGATGCAGCTTTGAGGGCTTCAACTCGGTGAAGGACAATGAGGAAGCTCTGCGTGACCTGTGCGGCGTTACACTGCCTGTGTTTAGTCTCCTGCTGAACCTTCTCCCTCATTCGAGGTACAAAAGCACTGATGTGACGCGTGAGGACAAACTTTGTTTGTTTTTAGCTAAACTTCGGCTTGGTGTGACATTCAGTGCACTTGCTGCAATATTTAGTGTGAGCACCACAACTGCATCAAATGTGTTCAGGAGAACACTTGACCTCCTTAGTGTTGCCTTGGAAGACTGGGTGTTTGTGCCTTCACGAGATGTTATCAAACTCTCTTTGCCCCTCCCATTTAAAGAACATTATCCTAATTGTACATTTATAATAGACTGCACTGAAATTCGAACAGAAATGCCCTCTAAAGTGGAACAGCAACATGTAATGTTTTCTCATTATAAAGGGACTTACACACTCAAGTTTTTGGTAGGTATAATTCCTAATGGAATGATAGCATTTATGTCTAAAATGTATGGTGGGCGGCTCACAGACTCTTTTATTACACAAGACTCTGGATTTTTAGAGCTTCTAAAGCCTGGAGATCTAGTGCTAAGTGACAAGGGCTTCCCAAGAATTAGGACAGAAGTTGAGGGAAAGGGAGCAGTACTGCTGATGCCACCGTTCAATACGAATGGAGGGCAAATGTCTCAGGAAGACATGGACATGACGTATCAAATTGCATCAGTTCGCATACATGTGGAGAGGGTAATTCGAAGGCTGAAGACATATCGTATTCTAAGCAACACAGTGCCCCTGACTTTAGTACCACACATGAAGAAAATAGCTGCTGTGTGTGCTGCCCTTGTGAACATGGAGCCCCCTATAATCAAGAAGCAAGAGTGCAACTAG